Proteins from one uncultured Cohaesibacter sp. genomic window:
- a CDS encoding SDR family oxidoreductase: MKHCIITGANRGVGLALVADYLEKGDWHVHACCRQPEKADALRELVTSHLGRITLHTLDVVDQASANKLAEDLRDQPIDLLINNAGIKGSKRQSRSDMDYDNWAEVFAVNAMAPLRVTEALLTHLKAAESAKIATISSQMGAICHKGTGQYAYRSSKAAVNKVMSILAQEVAEDGLTCILLHPGWVQTDMGGARADITPKESARGIAKTIDKATHKDNGSFFKWNGEPHGW; encoded by the coding sequence ATGAAGCATTGCATCATAACCGGAGCCAACCGCGGTGTTGGCCTTGCACTCGTGGCCGATTATCTTGAAAAGGGCGATTGGCACGTCCATGCTTGCTGTCGACAGCCGGAAAAGGCAGATGCTCTGCGTGAACTCGTAACAAGCCATCTGGGGCGCATAACGCTTCATACCCTTGACGTGGTGGATCAGGCTTCGGCCAATAAACTGGCTGAAGATCTCAGGGACCAGCCTATCGATTTGTTGATCAACAATGCTGGCATCAAGGGGTCCAAGCGCCAGTCGCGCAGCGACATGGATTATGACAACTGGGCTGAAGTCTTTGCCGTCAATGCCATGGCGCCTCTGAGGGTCACCGAAGCATTGTTAACCCATCTCAAGGCCGCTGAAAGCGCCAAGATCGCCACCATCTCCAGCCAGATGGGGGCCATTTGCCACAAGGGCACCGGCCAATATGCCTACCGCTCTTCCAAGGCGGCGGTTAACAAGGTCATGTCCATTCTGGCACAGGAGGTGGCTGAAGACGGGCTCACCTGTATCCTGTTGCATCCGGGCTGGGTGCAAACCGATATGGGCGGTGCGCGTGCAGACATCACGCCCAAAGAGAGCGCCAGAGGCATTGCCAAAACCATCGACAAGGCAACGCACAAGGACAATGGTAGCTTCTTTAAATGGAATGGTGAACCTCATGGATGGTAA
- a CDS encoding ATP-binding protein, with amino-acid sequence MPKNGLFGDIIKTHRLGRSKASPYSSKGLSSRDASSSPSFRFFLTLVAISSLFPASALAQAEEAAAPLSDAAQQKLVAGELLPSIPALVERPTSSLTESFGGNPLQWEMLGLALICALTIFVLIAGWAVMRERRRSRERLINAMEAIQTLQTKLDRSESLLDATDQLMIIWNGNQEQPVVIGNLVSNDHLLPVGNAILAFGNWLQIDSVQDIEAAIAKLRATGQRFVQSAQTLNGNLVEFRGRTSGGRALVQLRVLEGDEHDRVRLEHDAARQRKELTRMSTLLNSMPMPVWSRDEEGQLTWANDAYVKAVDGADLETVLEDQSELLDQRGREAVLQIHERRNEAGRDKDLAIKRLPIIAEGKRKIFDVTDIYLHPGSVGIATDVSDLESAEKALDRMHLFYANTLDQLTTPVAIFDSSQQLQFYNAAYSSQFNLDPAFLDSNPDENAILEKLRINRSLPEQANFHEWKKKFLSSYRDVEAHEHWWHLPDGQSLRVIAAPNPDAGVIYIFENVTERLDLEKRYNALIRMQSETLDHLNDGVVVFGSDGRLRMSNPAFSRLWDFQEDQLEGEPHVAAVLELCRRKYDSTKVWATLIGSVVGLEDKREGVMGRMDCIDGRFLDYASIPLPDGATMMTFVDVTGNVTVERSLQERNEALLAADQLKNTFIQHVSYELRSPLTNIIGFTELLTSESFGSLNERQREYTDHIMTSSSSLLAIVNDILDLATIDAGIVVLELAEVDPVDSIRAAAEGLQDRLAEKNIHLDISVAESMGQFKGDPKRVRQVLFNLISNAISFSDPESSISIVAERTPSDIIFTVSDHGCGMPEEYLGSAFDRFESRTTETNRGGAGLGLSIVKSFVELHGGKVTISSNEGKGTSVICSFPIDPQIDAQSTTAAAE; translated from the coding sequence ATGCCGAAAAACGGCCTGTTCGGAGATATAATAAAAACCCATCGTCTCGGTAGATCCAAGGCCAGTCCTTATTCATCCAAGGGCCTTTCATCGCGAGACGCATCCTCTTCCCCTTCGTTCCGCTTTTTTCTGACCCTGGTGGCCATTTCCAGCCTTTTCCCTGCCTCAGCTTTGGCCCAGGCCGAGGAGGCTGCCGCCCCTCTGTCTGATGCAGCCCAACAGAAACTGGTGGCCGGAGAGCTGTTGCCGTCCATCCCTGCCCTTGTCGAACGCCCCACCTCTTCGCTCACAGAATCCTTTGGTGGCAACCCGCTACAATGGGAAATGCTCGGCCTTGCACTTATCTGCGCCCTGACAATCTTTGTGCTGATTGCCGGGTGGGCCGTCATGCGCGAACGGCGGCGCAGTCGCGAACGCCTGATCAATGCCATGGAAGCGATCCAGACTTTGCAGACCAAGCTGGACCGCTCGGAAAGCCTTCTGGATGCCACAGATCAGTTGATGATCATCTGGAATGGCAATCAGGAGCAGCCTGTAGTCATTGGAAATCTGGTCAGCAATGATCATCTGCTGCCCGTGGGCAACGCCATTCTCGCCTTTGGCAACTGGCTGCAGATCGACAGCGTGCAGGACATCGAAGCGGCCATTGCCAAGCTTCGTGCAACGGGGCAGCGCTTTGTCCAGTCGGCCCAGACGCTGAATGGCAACCTTGTCGAATTCCGTGGCCGCACCTCTGGCGGACGGGCGCTGGTGCAACTGCGCGTTCTGGAAGGCGATGAGCATGATCGTGTTCGGCTTGAGCATGATGCGGCTCGCCAGCGCAAAGAACTGACCCGGATGAGCACACTACTCAACTCCATGCCTATGCCTGTCTGGTCTCGCGATGAAGAAGGCCAACTGACCTGGGCCAATGATGCCTATGTGAAGGCGGTAGATGGAGCTGATCTGGAAACCGTTCTGGAAGACCAGTCCGAGCTGCTCGACCAGCGCGGACGGGAAGCTGTTTTGCAGATCCACGAACGCCGCAACGAGGCTGGCCGTGACAAGGATCTGGCCATCAAACGCCTGCCGATTATCGCCGAAGGCAAGCGCAAGATCTTCGATGTTACGGATATCTATTTGCATCCGGGCTCTGTTGGCATCGCGACAGATGTATCCGATCTGGAATCTGCCGAGAAGGCGCTGGATCGCATGCATCTGTTCTATGCCAATACGTTGGATCAACTGACCACTCCGGTGGCCATTTTTGATTCATCCCAGCAGTTGCAATTCTACAATGCCGCTTACAGCAGCCAATTCAATCTGGACCCGGCATTCCTTGACAGCAACCCCGACGAGAATGCCATTCTGGAAAAACTGCGCATCAATCGCAGCCTGCCCGAGCAGGCCAATTTCCACGAATGGAAGAAGAAATTCCTCTCGTCCTATCGCGATGTGGAAGCCCATGAGCATTGGTGGCATCTGCCAGATGGTCAGTCCCTGCGCGTCATTGCTGCGCCCAATCCGGATGCGGGTGTCATCTATATCTTTGAGAATGTCACCGAACGGCTGGATCTGGAAAAGCGCTACAATGCCCTTATCCGTATGCAGAGCGAAACGCTGGACCATCTCAATGACGGGGTTGTGGTGTTCGGCTCGGATGGTCGCCTGCGCATGTCCAACCCGGCCTTCAGCCGCCTTTGGGACTTTCAGGAAGACCAGCTGGAAGGCGAGCCGCATGTTGCCGCCGTTCTGGAGCTGTGCCGCCGCAAATATGATTCCACCAAGGTGTGGGCCACATTGATCGGCAGCGTCGTCGGGCTGGAAGACAAACGCGAAGGCGTTATGGGCCGCATGGACTGCATCGACGGTCGCTTCCTTGACTATGCCTCTATTCCGCTGCCCGATGGCGCGACCATGATGACCTTTGTTGATGTAACGGGCAATGTTACCGTCGAGAGAAGCCTGCAGGAACGCAACGAAGCGCTGCTGGCCGCCGACCAACTCAAGAACACCTTCATCCAGCATGTTTCCTACGAGCTGCGCTCGCCGCTGACCAACATTATCGGTTTCACCGAACTGCTCACCAGCGAGTCCTTCGGCTCGCTCAATGAGCGTCAGCGCGAATATACCGATCATATCATGACGTCCAGTTCGTCGCTGTTGGCCATCGTCAACGATATTCTCGATCTGGCGACCATTGATGCAGGCATCGTCGTGCTGGAGCTGGCAGAGGTGGATCCGGTTGATTCCATTCGCGCCGCCGCAGAAGGGCTTCAGGACAGGCTGGCGGAAAAGAATATCCATCTCGATATCTCGGTTGCCGAAAGTATGGGGCAGTTCAAAGGCGATCCCAAGCGGGTGCGGCAGGTGCTCTTTAACCTGATCTCGAATGCGATTTCCTTCTCCGACCCAGAATCGTCGATTTCCATCGTAGCCGAGCGCACGCCGAGCGACATCATTTTCACCGTGTCCGATCACGGCTGCGGCATGCCTGAGGAATATCTCGGTTCGGCCTTTGATCGCTTCGAGAGCCGCACGACAGAGACGAATCGCGGCGGAGCGGGCCTGGGACTATCAATTGTGAAGAGTTTTGTGGAACTGCATGGGGGTAAAGTGACGATCTCCAGCAATGAGGGAAAGGGTACGAGCGTAATCTGTAGCTTTCCCATTGACCCTCAAATAGACGCCCAATCCACGACTGCCGCTGCAGAATAA
- a CDS encoding lipopolysaccharide biosynthesis protein: MTEATQVASTGAIAKIRRLIGSGDARGLFGTMVLKAGSAVISFALFSLAAHAAGAVEFGRFSILFSVLSILAIVAASGQEMQVVRSWNEYLASDRPGLALGAVRYGWMVSSAGVLIVCLGFWIVYSMDLPFFRETIQGSNWTAIFSMAFLTGNCLALYSSHVTRAVVSIKLADGHYEITWRAFAVIFLSISLLVGHTVTSTEILAVFAFGLAFVIATQVYVVAVRIKKQIGEVTPGYDVRQWTPRSVRLWLASIMEASNQHLDVFLIGLLLDPVSAGAYFVAARLANAFGLATSGLNTFGTRRVPGLYFARQTAELKHALNMMAGMSLLIVVVGLTAVVIGGDYMLMIFGRSYADYYWVFLLLATGTGLTAANGAAPAFLMLTGHEGRYVTIVTSSLALRVIGFFVIIPHFGILGAAAVSGTVMIGMALLTNYFCRRLTGMDPSILRFVAESSDEAPSGTAKAQPTD, from the coding sequence ATGACAGAAGCGACACAAGTGGCATCGACAGGGGCCATAGCCAAGATACGGCGATTGATCGGTAGCGGGGATGCGCGGGGCCTGTTTGGAACGATGGTGCTCAAGGCTGGTAGCGCCGTCATCTCCTTTGCGCTCTTCTCTCTGGCTGCACACGCTGCTGGAGCCGTTGAATTCGGGCGCTTTTCCATCCTCTTTTCGGTCCTGTCGATTCTAGCTATCGTGGCCGCCTCAGGGCAGGAGATGCAGGTTGTGCGTTCCTGGAATGAATATCTGGCATCTGATCGCCCAGGGCTGGCATTGGGTGCAGTGCGTTATGGTTGGATGGTCAGCTCGGCTGGCGTTCTGATCGTCTGTCTGGGCTTCTGGATCGTCTATTCCATGGATCTGCCTTTCTTTCGTGAAACAATCCAGGGCAGCAACTGGACAGCCATCTTCTCCATGGCCTTTCTGACGGGCAACTGCCTTGCGCTTTATAGCTCCCATGTGACGCGGGCTGTTGTCAGCATCAAACTGGCCGACGGACATTATGAGATCACATGGCGGGCCTTTGCCGTCATTTTCCTGAGTATCAGTCTCCTTGTCGGCCATACGGTTACCAGCACGGAAATTCTGGCCGTTTTTGCTTTTGGGCTGGCCTTTGTTATCGCCACGCAGGTCTATGTGGTTGCTGTGCGCATCAAAAAGCAGATCGGCGAGGTAACCCCCGGCTATGATGTGCGCCAATGGACGCCGCGATCGGTGCGCCTGTGGCTTGCTTCCATCATGGAAGCCTCGAACCAGCATCTGGACGTGTTCCTGATCGGCCTGTTGCTCGATCCGGTTTCTGCCGGTGCCTATTTCGTCGCCGCCCGTCTCGCCAATGCGTTCGGCTTGGCGACCAGTGGCCTCAATACCTTCGGCACCCGTCGTGTGCCGGGTCTCTATTTTGCGCGCCAGACCGCCGAGTTGAAGCATGCGCTCAATATGATGGCGGGCATGAGTTTGCTCATTGTCGTGGTTGGGCTGACCGCTGTGGTCATCGGTGGCGATTATATGCTGATGATCTTTGGCCGCTCTTACGCTGATTATTACTGGGTATTCCTGCTGCTTGCCACTGGCACAGGTTTGACGGCCGCCAATGGGGCTGCCCCCGCTTTTCTCATGCTGACCGGCCATGAAGGGCGCTATGTGACCATCGTCACATCATCGCTTGCCCTGCGTGTGATCGGATTCTTTGTCATTATCCCACATTTCGGCATTCTTGGTGCCGCAGCCGTGTCCGGCACCGTTATGATCGGCATGGCACTGCTGACAAATTATTTCTGCCGTCGCCTCACCGGTATGGATCCTTCGATCCTGCGGTTCGTGGCTGAAAGCTCCGATGAAGCGCCATCGGGGACGGCAAAAGCACAACCAACTGATTGA
- a CDS encoding glycosyltransferase family 4 protein, giving the protein MSNLDHAEPDISEASIADAAQDAADTERPLRLLFIQTQAENAGAQEISRLLGEGLAPKGYDIHHLFFYRKTDAFDHAPHTSFTVEKRPRNPFAILLFFIKLIFQIRALKPDVVLTFQHYGNLFGAPAARLAGVRHVIANQVSAQATMNNTIRRIDKIWGKIGLYDVVTVNSVDTAGEYAGFPPAYTRRISHVPHGFKDKSSRLGKAEARARFGLPDDVILLGSIARLNKLKRLEVAIEALTFNECWHLVLGGQGPDEMRLRSVAKALGVEDRTHFTGEMDSTAVGDLLAAMDIFLFPTEAETFGLAAVEAAQTGLPVVCNDLPVLREVMKTDLGPCALFADSDHPESYADPIRRLLRDKTLSDQLTESGRALKSLYSMSAMVGRYEQLVCSITGRG; this is encoded by the coding sequence TTGAGCAATCTGGACCACGCTGAGCCTGACATTTCAGAAGCATCAATTGCCGATGCCGCACAAGATGCTGCAGACACAGAGCGCCCATTGCGCCTGCTCTTCATTCAAACACAAGCCGAGAATGCCGGTGCACAGGAAATATCGCGCCTGCTTGGCGAGGGCCTGGCCCCCAAGGGCTATGATATTCACCATCTGTTTTTCTATCGCAAGACCGATGCCTTCGATCATGCGCCTCATACCTCCTTCACCGTTGAAAAACGGCCCCGCAATCCCTTTGCGATCCTGCTGTTTTTCATCAAGCTGATTTTCCAGATCCGGGCGCTCAAACCGGATGTTGTGTTGACCTTTCAGCATTATGGCAATCTGTTTGGCGCTCCTGCAGCACGCTTGGCCGGTGTGCGCCATGTGATCGCCAATCAGGTCTCCGCTCAGGCAACGATGAACAACACGATCCGGCGCATCGACAAGATTTGGGGCAAAATCGGGCTCTATGATGTGGTAACGGTCAACTCGGTGGATACGGCAGGCGAATATGCAGGCTTCCCGCCCGCCTATACCCGTCGCATCTCCCATGTGCCCCATGGTTTCAAGGACAAGAGCTCAAGGCTCGGAAAGGCAGAGGCCCGTGCCCGCTTTGGCCTGCCCGATGATGTCATCCTGTTGGGGTCCATCGCGCGCCTTAACAAGCTCAAACGGCTGGAGGTGGCCATCGAGGCACTTACCTTCAATGAATGCTGGCATCTTGTGCTGGGTGGGCAAGGCCCTGATGAAATGCGCCTGCGCTCTGTGGCCAAGGCGCTCGGCGTGGAAGACCGCACGCACTTTACCGGCGAAATGGATTCCACCGCAGTTGGCGACCTGTTGGCAGCCATGGATATATTCCTGTTCCCGACAGAGGCGGAGACCTTCGGCCTTGCTGCCGTGGAAGCGGCCCAGACCGGCCTGCCGGTGGTTTGCAATGATCTGCCCGTCTTGCGGGAAGTCATGAAAACCGATCTCGGCCCGTGTGCCCTGTTTGCCGATAGCGATCACCCTGAAAGCTATGCAGACCCAATCCGCAGGCTTCTGCGCGACAAGACCTTGTCTGATCAATTGACCGAGTCCGGTCGCGCGCTCAAATCTCTTTATTCCATGTCCGCAATGGTTGGCCGCTACGAACAATTGGTTTGCAGCATCACCGGTCGCGGCTGA
- a CDS encoding YdcF family protein, with protein MGTIFFVLSKIVGLLLLVESWLLLGLLFSLTMLFAGAVVPARWGLAMTLLVLVLVLSPLTDMVLAKLETVYPTNPDLAKGEPIDGILVLGGSIVTGHSETWKQAELNHAGERITEAARLARKLPEIPIFISGGNASPLDVVFGNKGISEAEMTRDLLVGMGVDANRIQIETKSRNTAENAIFSARLVGDDISKHWLLITSAFHMARSMRSFERAGWTDLMPYPVDHRTNLASKAFSWYPGGKIERADLLIKELVGLVVYGWTGR; from the coding sequence ATGGGGACGATCTTCTTTGTTCTGTCCAAGATTGTCGGGCTGCTGCTGCTGGTTGAGAGCTGGCTTTTGCTTGGGCTGCTATTCAGCCTGACCATGTTGTTTGCAGGCGCGGTGGTGCCTGCCAGATGGGGCTTGGCGATGACGCTTCTTGTTCTCGTGCTTGTGCTTTCTCCACTGACAGACATGGTCCTGGCCAAGCTGGAAACCGTCTATCCGACCAACCCCGATCTTGCCAAGGGCGAGCCAATCGATGGCATTCTCGTGCTGGGCGGCAGCATTGTGACCGGTCATTCCGAAACATGGAAACAGGCAGAACTCAACCATGCCGGAGAGCGGATCACCGAGGCTGCCCGTCTCGCCCGCAAGCTGCCCGAAATTCCGATCTTCATTTCAGGAGGCAATGCGTCTCCTCTGGATGTCGTGTTTGGAAATAAAGGGATAAGTGAAGCGGAAATGACCCGCGATCTGCTGGTCGGGATGGGCGTTGATGCCAACCGCATCCAGATAGAAACCAAATCACGCAACACCGCAGAAAATGCCATATTCTCCGCCCGTCTGGTTGGCGATGATATATCAAAGCATTGGCTACTGATCACCAGTGCCTTCCATATGGCCCGCTCCATGCGCAGTTTTGAACGTGCGGGTTGGACAGACCTGATGCCCTATCCGGTGGATCATCGCACGAACCTGGCCAGCAAGGCCTTCAGCTGGTATCCCGGCGGCAAGATCGAGCGCGCAGATTTGCTGATCAAGGAGCTGGTCGGGCTGGTGGTTTATGGCTGGACAGGGCGTTAG
- the ahcY gene encoding adenosylhomocysteinase produces MADYVVKDLSLADWGRKEITIAETEMPGLMQTRAEYGPSQPLKGARITGSLHMTIQTAVLIETLTALGAEVRWATCNIFSTQDHAAAAIAATGVPVYAIKGESLEEYWAYVDRIFDWPDGEGPNLILDDGGDATMYVLLGAKVDAGEEIIPNPENEEEEVVKAQILKRAKETPGWFTKIRDCILGVSEETTTGVHRLYHLAKAGDLPFPAINVNDSVTKSKFDNLYGCRESLVDGIKRATDVMISGKVAVVAGFGDVGKGSAESLRSQGARVLVTEIDPICALQASMQGYEVVTMEEAAPKGDIFVTTTGNKDVITHDHMRAMKDRAIVSNIGHFDSEIQIGALRNYKWHNVKPQVDEVEFPDGKRIIVLAEGRLVNLGCATGHPSFVMSASFTNQTLAQIELFTNHDSYGKDVYVLPKALDEKVAMLHLEKLGVKLTKLNKEQADYIGVPVEGPFKPDHYRY; encoded by the coding sequence ATGGCTGATTATGTCGTCAAAGATCTGTCCCTGGCTGATTGGGGACGCAAAGAAATAACCATTGCCGAAACCGAAATGCCCGGCCTGATGCAGACCCGCGCTGAATATGGCCCCTCCCAGCCGCTCAAAGGCGCTCGCATCACCGGTTCCCTGCACATGACCATTCAGACGGCTGTTCTGATTGAAACGCTGACTGCGCTGGGCGCCGAAGTGCGCTGGGCAACCTGCAATATCTTTTCTACTCAGGACCATGCTGCTGCGGCCATTGCAGCCACTGGCGTTCCTGTTTACGCCATCAAAGGTGAGAGCCTTGAAGAATACTGGGCGTATGTCGACCGCATTTTTGATTGGCCCGATGGCGAAGGCCCGAACCTCATTCTGGACGATGGCGGCGATGCAACCATGTATGTGTTGCTGGGTGCCAAGGTGGATGCTGGCGAAGAGATCATTCCAAATCCTGAAAATGAGGAAGAGGAAGTGGTCAAGGCCCAGATCCTGAAACGCGCCAAGGAGACGCCGGGCTGGTTCACCAAAATCCGCGACTGTATCCTCGGGGTTTCCGAAGAAACCACCACGGGCGTGCATCGTCTTTATCATCTGGCAAAAGCGGGTGATCTGCCCTTCCCGGCAATCAACGTCAATGACTCGGTCACCAAATCCAAATTCGACAACCTCTATGGCTGCCGCGAGTCTCTTGTCGATGGCATCAAGCGCGCAACCGATGTGATGATCTCGGGCAAGGTTGCCGTGGTTGCCGGCTTCGGCGATGTTGGTAAGGGCTCTGCAGAATCTCTGCGCTCTCAAGGTGCCCGCGTTCTCGTCACCGAAATCGATCCGATCTGTGCTCTTCAGGCCTCCATGCAAGGCTATGAAGTGGTCACCATGGAAGAAGCGGCCCCCAAGGGGGACATCTTCGTGACCACCACCGGCAACAAGGATGTGATCACCCATGATCACATGCGGGCGATGAAAGATCGTGCGATCGTTTCCAACATCGGCCATTTCGACAGCGAGATCCAGATCGGAGCGCTGCGGAACTATAAATGGCACAATGTGAAGCCACAGGTCGATGAAGTGGAGTTCCCCGATGGCAAGCGCATCATCGTGCTGGCAGAAGGCCGCCTCGTGAACCTTGGTTGCGCCACCGGTCATCCGTCGTTCGTGATGAGCGCCAGCTTCACCAACCAGACCCTTGCCCAGATCGAATTGTTCACGAACCATGACAGCTATGGCAAGGATGTTTACGTGCTTCCAAAGGCCCTCGATGAGAAGGTCGCCATGCTGCATTTGGAGAAACTGGGCGTCAAATTGACCAAGCTCAACAAAGAGCAGGCGGACTATATTGGCGTGCCTGTGGAAGGACCGTTCAAACCGGACCATTACCGCTATTAA
- a CDS encoding GumC family protein, protein MFGRKKKKSDLDWQPGVDPEASDAAAASSAENKTVKKAGKKARKKQDEPASSIFHSNPPPSDVWSGLVHPRAILRFVRQQFLFICSIAILVVLAGLTIFMMLPEKYSSTALILVDPRQPRVTNSDTGISGIGGDAAALTSYVQIMKSDGFLAKVVEELGVKDDPDYAKAQSETALIGMFRSNISAYRQGATYIVEVSAASLDKTRAAKYANGVAQAFVRDQKDYRSNANEEAAQWLSGRLTLLHSNLKKSEEAVVAYRAKNGIVDAGAQGTLDNQQLTSLVSQLGTVTTELADVKARYDQARKDGVPGSARGSQAGEFANLDQLMQEQNRLRREAAELNQTLGSRHPRILANREQQTIIAGQIRQEQARLVERAKQDYETTLAKKQALEGQLADLRQRSIMLNKAKVELDNLEREAAANRNLYEQFLARYKVTDEQAQFNFNEARIVSRAPVPIKSTKPSIKLVGVALVILGLLCGFIIALIRVAFAAPEYRGSRSEQRDADRWDAGGLAVATQGAMRGTSPLQASSGASAQFGYGQSGYASGYVPAAAAATFAAGAMAKAKDSSEGAGASDQPVLHKEGDEPSDKDPSVPEQDEVQPLEPSDIEEGFVTESQAENVDATAPEDEGKAAGTESQEVGMDERGQDPVKDEADIKADMKTEQEAGPVVIQMPHGTSSANSDLPSGSELNDFFEALNDFVNEKGDGDKPSMLVTSTQPGAGLDVTTDMITNFAVDEGFRPVVISLQEQPRLRQQVGGSVVSQQQNAKVEHFEAFDLIPFIGTAGFADVEGLDLQLAQELSSLIDLCRETYGFVIVEAQQILTPNALEDLLDLVDCCLLVLESGELSPSEMDDWCEWSAETGVALIVDQTQS, encoded by the coding sequence ATGTTTGGACGCAAGAAAAAGAAATCTGATCTGGATTGGCAGCCGGGTGTTGACCCGGAGGCTTCCGATGCAGCTGCTGCTTCTTCCGCCGAAAATAAGACTGTCAAGAAAGCAGGAAAAAAGGCGCGTAAAAAGCAGGATGAGCCCGCCTCCTCCATCTTTCATTCCAATCCTCCGCCCTCCGATGTCTGGAGCGGCTTGGTGCATCCGCGCGCCATCTTGCGCTTCGTGCGGCAGCAGTTTCTGTTTATCTGCTCCATAGCGATACTGGTGGTTTTGGCCGGGCTCACCATTTTCATGATGCTGCCAGAGAAATACTCTTCCACGGCGCTTATTCTGGTTGATCCGCGCCAGCCAAGGGTGACCAATTCCGATACCGGAATTTCCGGTATTGGCGGCGATGCCGCGGCGCTGACCAGCTATGTGCAAATCATGAAAAGCGATGGCTTTCTGGCCAAAGTGGTTGAGGAACTCGGGGTCAAGGATGACCCTGACTATGCCAAAGCCCAGAGTGAAACCGCGCTGATCGGCATGTTCCGCAGCAACATCTCCGCCTATCGTCAAGGCGCGACCTACATCGTAGAAGTCAGCGCAGCATCTCTTGATAAGACACGCGCTGCCAAATATGCCAACGGAGTGGCTCAAGCCTTTGTGCGGGATCAGAAAGACTATCGCAGCAACGCCAATGAAGAAGCAGCCCAATGGCTGTCAGGGCGTTTGACCCTTCTGCATAGCAATCTCAAGAAATCGGAAGAAGCGGTCGTGGCTTATCGCGCTAAGAACGGGATCGTCGATGCCGGTGCGCAAGGCACGCTGGATAACCAGCAGTTGACCTCGCTGGTCTCTCAGCTAGGCACGGTCACGACTGAACTGGCCGACGTCAAGGCGCGCTATGATCAGGCGCGCAAGGATGGTGTTCCGGGCAGTGCCAGAGGCTCTCAGGCCGGCGAATTTGCCAATCTCGACCAGCTGATGCAGGAACAGAACCGCCTGCGTCGTGAAGCGGCCGAACTAAACCAGACACTGGGCAGTCGTCATCCGCGTATTCTGGCCAACCGCGAACAGCAAACCATCATTGCAGGCCAGATCAGGCAGGAACAGGCCCGTCTGGTAGAACGTGCCAAGCAGGATTACGAAACCACATTGGCCAAGAAGCAGGCGCTGGAAGGCCAGTTGGCCGATTTGCGACAACGCTCCATCATGCTCAACAAGGCCAAGGTCGAGCTGGATAATCTGGAGCGTGAAGCTGCAGCAAATCGCAATCTTTATGAGCAGTTTTTGGCCCGCTACAAGGTGACCGATGAGCAGGCGCAGTTCAATTTCAATGAAGCGCGCATTGTGTCCAGAGCACCGGTTCCAATCAAGTCTACCAAGCCTTCCATCAAGCTGGTCGGTGTGGCGCTTGTTATTCTTGGGCTTCTTTGCGGCTTCATAATTGCGCTGATCCGGGTCGCCTTTGCTGCCCCGGAATATAGAGGCTCTCGCAGTGAACAACGTGATGCGGACCGGTGGGATGCGGGTGGTTTGGCGGTGGCGACGCAGGGGGCGATGCGTGGTACCTCGCCCTTGCAGGCATCTTCAGGGGCCTCGGCCCAGTTCGGATATGGCCAGTCAGGTTATGCCAGTGGCTATGTGCCGGCCGCGGCAGCTGCCACCTTTGCTGCAGGAGCGATGGCCAAAGCCAAGGATTCCTCAGAAGGGGCCGGTGCGTCAGATCAGCCAGTCTTGCACAAGGAAGGCGACGAGCCCTCTGATAAGGACCCCTCTGTCCCGGAGCAAGATGAGGTCCAACCACTTGAGCCTTCTGACATTGAGGAAGGCTTTGTAACAGAGTCTCAAGCCGAAAATGTTGATGCAACGGCTCCGGAGGACGAGGGCAAGGCCGCAGGCACCGAAAGCCAAGAGGTTGGCATGGATGAACGGGGACAAGACCCCGTAAAAGACGAAGCCGACATCAAAGCTGACATGAAAACCGAACAGGAAGCCGGACCTGTCGTTATTCAAATGCCGCACGGAACTTCCTCAGCCAATTCAGATCTGCCATCGGGCTCTGAGCTCAATGATTTCTTTGAGGCGCTCAATGACTTTGTGAATGAGAAGGGCGACGGAGATAAGCCGAGTATGCTGGTGACCTCTACCCAACCGGGCGCTGGTCTGGATGTCACCACCGACATGATCACAAACTTTGCCGTGGATGAAGGTTTTCGCCCGGTTGTTATCTCTCTTCAGGAACAGCCAAGGCTGCGTCAGCAGGTTGGAGGCTCTGTGGTCTCTCAACAGCAAAACGCCAAAGTCGAGCATTTCGAGGCCTTTGATCTTATCCCATTCATCGGCACGGCGGGGTTCGCCGATGTTGAGGGCCTTGATCTGCAGCTGGCCCAAGAGCTCTCCAGCCTCATTGATCTATGCAGGGAAACCTATGGCTTCGTTATCGTTGAAGCCCAGCAAATTCTGACACCGAACGCGCTGGAAGATTTGCTTGATCTGGTGGATTGTTGCCTGTTGGTGCTTGAAAGCGGTGAACTTAGCCCTTCTGAGATGGATGATTGGTGCGAATGGTCCGCAGAAACGGGCGTGGCCCTCATCGTGGACCAAACCCAAAGTTAA